From Solidesulfovibrio carbinoliphilus subsp. oakridgensis, the proteins below share one genomic window:
- the aat gene encoding leucyl/phenylalanyl-tRNA--protein transferase, translated as MPVFQLPYEPVFPKPSLAEPGGLLAVGGDLRLERLLAAYRRGIFPWYDERSPILWWSPDPRPILFPGLVHVSKRLARTIRSGRFAVTLDTDFAGVIRGCAGTSRTAGDGTWIVPEMMEAYERLHQAGYAHSVEAWQDGELVGGAYGVAIGKAFFGESMFHRVTDASKVAFVTLCRHLAGQGFHFLDCQQTTGHLCRFGAVEVRRGEFLKRLDLARQDAGEPGPWRLSA; from the coding sequence ATGCCTGTCTTCCAATTGCCGTATGAGCCGGTCTTTCCGAAGCCGTCCCTGGCCGAGCCGGGCGGGCTGCTGGCCGTTGGCGGCGATTTGCGCCTGGAGCGGCTGCTCGCCGCCTACCGACGCGGCATCTTTCCCTGGTACGACGAGCGAAGTCCGATCCTCTGGTGGTCGCCGGACCCGAGGCCGATCCTTTTCCCCGGGCTGGTCCACGTCTCCAAGCGGTTGGCCCGGACCATCCGGTCCGGCCGGTTCGCCGTGACTCTGGACACGGACTTCGCGGGCGTCATCCGGGGGTGCGCCGGCACGTCGCGAACGGCTGGCGACGGCACCTGGATCGTGCCGGAGATGATGGAGGCCTATGAAAGGCTGCACCAGGCCGGCTATGCCCACAGCGTGGAGGCCTGGCAGGACGGAGAACTGGTCGGCGGGGCCTACGGCGTGGCCATCGGCAAGGCGTTTTTCGGGGAATCCATGTTCCACCGCGTCACCGACGCGTCCAAGGTGGCCTTCGTCACCCTGTGCCGCCATCTGGCCGGGCAGGGGTTCCACTTCCTCGACTGCCAGCAGACGACCGGGCATCTGTGCCGTTTCGGCGCGGTGGAGGTGCGGCGCGGCGAGTTCTTGAAAAGGCTGGACCTGGCCCGGCAGGATGCGGGAGAACCTGGGCCGTGGCGGTTGTCCGCCTAG
- a CDS encoding TIGR00730 family Rossman fold protein: MQSLCVFCGSSSGSDPGYVEAATRLGRLLAEERITLVYGGACVGLMGAVADATLAAGGRAVGVLPDFLRRKELAHPRLSELHIVSSMHERKARMAELSEAFIALPGGMGTLEEFCEIITWAQLGLHEKPCGLLNIQGYYDPLLQFVGRMADEGFLKEKHKGLVLSSDTAEGLMLEMRAFKPVRVEKWVDHRAKA, encoded by the coding sequence ATGCAGAGCCTGTGTGTTTTTTGCGGTTCGTCGTCCGGGTCCGATCCGGGCTATGTGGAAGCGGCCACCCGGCTTGGCCGGCTCCTGGCCGAGGAACGGATCACGCTGGTCTACGGCGGGGCCTGCGTCGGCCTCATGGGCGCGGTGGCCGACGCCACGCTGGCCGCCGGAGGCCGGGCCGTCGGCGTGTTGCCGGATTTCCTGCGCCGCAAGGAGCTGGCCCACCCGCGCCTATCGGAACTCCACATCGTGTCGTCCATGCACGAGCGCAAGGCGCGCATGGCCGAGCTGTCCGAGGCCTTCATCGCCCTGCCCGGCGGCATGGGGACGCTGGAGGAGTTCTGCGAGATCATCACCTGGGCCCAGCTCGGACTCCACGAAAAACCCTGCGGCCTGCTGAACATCCAGGGCTACTACGATCCTCTGCTCCAATTTGTCGGCCGCATGGCCGACGAGGGCTTCCTCAAGGAGAAGCACAAGGGGCTGGTCCTCTCTTCGGACACGGCCGAGGGCCTGATGCTGGAGATGCGGGCGTTCAAGCCGGTCCGGGTGGAAAAGTGGGTGGATCACCGGGCGAAGGCCTAG
- the uvrB gene encoding excinuclease ABC subunit UvrB → MLFQLESEYTPQGDQPGAIDALAANLDQGVPSQVLLGATGTGKTFTMAQVVARLNRPALVIAPNKTLAAQLYSEFKGLFPNNAVEYFVSYYDYYQPEAYLPRTDTYIEKDASINDDIDKLRHAATHSLLTRKDVLIVASVSCIYGLGSRDYYERMVLTLTVGEKTGMEAVLGRLVEIQYERNDYDFHRGVFRVRGDVIELIPAYSRDRALRLEFFGDELESILETDPLTGEVLGSMQKAIVFPASHYVSDRTNLNRAVSDIREELRLRLTELRGANDLLAAQRLEMRTMQDLEMIEELGYCNGIENYSRHLDGRKAGEPPYTLLDYFPEDFILFVDESHITVPQIGGMFAGDRSRKQTLVDFGFRLPSALDNRPLNFEEFLGRIGQAVYVSATPGDWEVNRSEGVVVEQIIRPTGLLDPLVEVRPTKGQVDDLMAECRARVAQGERVLVTTLTKRMAEELNEYFNSMGVPSRYLHSDIETLERVAIIKALRQGEFSVLVGINLLREGLDIPEVSLVAILDADKEGFLRSVRSLIQTFGRASRNVRGRVILYADTVTRSMRAAMDETARRRERQEASNRETGMTPRTIVKAMDSVLDSLYGQGAGPAGETGVRTGVREEVTAYGDMSPKALEKKIRMLEREMREAAKALEFEKAAELRDRVAALRARLLEMG, encoded by the coding sequence ATGCTTTTCCAGCTTGAATCCGAATACACTCCCCAGGGCGACCAGCCCGGGGCCATCGACGCGCTGGCGGCCAATCTGGACCAGGGCGTGCCGAGCCAGGTGCTGCTCGGCGCCACCGGCACGGGCAAGACCTTCACCATGGCCCAGGTCGTGGCCAGGCTCAACCGGCCGGCCCTGGTCATCGCCCCGAACAAGACGCTCGCCGCCCAGCTCTACAGCGAGTTCAAGGGGCTTTTCCCGAACAATGCCGTGGAGTATTTCGTCAGTTATTACGATTACTACCAGCCGGAAGCCTACCTGCCCCGCACCGACACCTACATCGAGAAAGACGCCTCGATCAACGACGACATCGACAAGCTGCGCCATGCCGCCACCCATTCGCTCCTGACGCGCAAGGACGTCCTGATCGTGGCCTCGGTGTCCTGCATCTACGGCCTCGGGTCCAGGGACTATTACGAGCGCATGGTCCTGACCCTGACGGTCGGGGAAAAGACGGGCATGGAGGCGGTTCTGGGCAGGCTGGTCGAGATCCAGTACGAGCGCAACGACTACGATTTTCACCGGGGCGTGTTCCGGGTGCGCGGTGACGTCATCGAACTGATCCCGGCCTATAGCCGCGACCGGGCGTTGCGCCTGGAGTTTTTCGGCGACGAGCTGGAATCGATCCTGGAGACCGATCCCCTGACCGGCGAGGTCCTCGGGTCCATGCAAAAGGCCATCGTCTTTCCGGCCAGCCACTACGTGTCCGACCGGACCAACTTGAACCGGGCCGTCTCGGACATCCGCGAGGAGCTGCGGCTGCGTCTGACCGAGCTGCGGGGGGCGAATGATCTGCTGGCCGCCCAGCGTCTGGAAATGCGCACCATGCAGGACCTGGAGATGATCGAGGAGCTCGGCTACTGCAACGGCATCGAGAACTATTCGCGCCACCTGGACGGCCGAAAGGCCGGCGAGCCGCCCTACACGCTCCTCGACTACTTTCCCGAGGACTTCATCCTCTTTGTGGACGAATCCCACATCACGGTGCCGCAGATCGGCGGCATGTTCGCCGGGGACCGGTCGCGCAAGCAGACGCTGGTCGATTTCGGCTTCCGCCTGCCCTCGGCGCTCGACAACCGGCCGCTCAATTTCGAGGAGTTCCTCGGCCGCATCGGCCAGGCCGTCTATGTCTCGGCCACGCCCGGGGACTGGGAGGTCAACCGGTCCGAAGGCGTGGTGGTGGAGCAGATCATCCGGCCTACGGGCCTGCTCGACCCGCTGGTCGAGGTGAGGCCCACCAAGGGCCAGGTGGACGACCTCATGGCCGAATGCCGGGCCCGCGTGGCCCAGGGCGAGCGGGTGCTGGTCACGACGCTGACCAAGCGCATGGCCGAGGAATTAAACGAATACTTCAATTCCATGGGCGTGCCCTCGCGCTACCTCCACTCGGACATCGAAACCCTGGAACGGGTGGCCATCATCAAGGCCCTGCGCCAGGGGGAATTCTCGGTGCTGGTCGGCATCAATCTCTTGCGCGAAGGCCTGGACATCCCGGAAGTGTCGCTGGTCGCCATCCTGGACGCGGACAAGGAAGGCTTCCTGCGTTCCGTCCGGTCCCTCATCCAGACCTTTGGCCGGGCCTCGCGCAACGTCCGGGGCCGGGTGATCCTCTACGCCGACACGGTGACCCGCTCCATGCGCGCGGCCATGGACGAGACGGCCCGCCGCCGGGAAAGGCAGGAGGCCTCCAACAGAGAGACCGGCATGACGCCCCGGACCATCGTCAAGGCCATGGACAGCGTGCTGGACAGCCTGTACGGGCAGGGGGCCGGGCCGGCCGGCGAAACCGGGGTACGGACCGGCGTCCGGGAAGAGGTCACGGCCTACGGCGATATGTCGCCCAAGGCCCTGGAAAAGAAAATCAGGATGCTGGAGCGGGAAATGCGCGAGGCGGCCAAGGCGCTCGAATTCGAAAAGGCGGCCGAACTGCGCGACCGGGTGGCCGCTTTGCGGGCCCGGCTGCTGGAGATGGGCTGA
- a CDS encoding potassium channel family protein, whose translation MAHRALRFQSRAVRLHHRLGSWGPLAGGLVALALVFCCGVVGYMRVEGWSFFDSLYQVVITLSTVGFQEVYPLSRNGRILTMLLIVSGVGSFAYLVGTFTQVLVEGRLQQFLGRRRMQNIIDRLTGHVIICGYGRIGSIVASEILAENVAAVIVESNPEVTAILDEQGIPYVAGDATADEVLLAAGLLRAKTLVAALTQEAANVYVTLTARQLNPNIHIVARADAQGHTQRLQRAGADKVLVPHLYGGVRMAQSVLRPTVTSFLELAGRGNEIDLQMEELRISERSEIVGQNLIEARIRPRFDLIVIAVKKASGEMIFNPQPQAVLEAGDTMILVGRKDGLDGLREIL comes from the coding sequence ATGGCCCACCGGGCACTTCGGTTCCAGAGCCGGGCCGTGCGGCTGCACCACAGGCTTGGGTCGTGGGGGCCGCTGGCCGGCGGCCTGGTCGCCCTGGCCCTGGTCTTCTGCTGCGGTGTGGTCGGCTACATGCGGGTCGAGGGCTGGAGCTTTTTCGACAGCCTCTACCAGGTGGTCATCACCCTTTCCACGGTCGGGTTCCAGGAAGTCTATCCTTTGTCCCGTAACGGCCGCATCCTGACCATGCTGCTCATCGTGTCCGGCGTCGGCTCCTTTGCCTATCTGGTCGGCACCTTCACCCAGGTCCTGGTGGAGGGCCGGCTGCAACAGTTTCTCGGGAGACGGCGCATGCAGAACATCATCGACCGGCTGACCGGCCATGTCATCATCTGCGGCTACGGCCGCATCGGCTCCATTGTGGCCAGCGAGATCCTGGCCGAGAACGTGGCCGCCGTGATCGTGGAAAGCAACCCCGAGGTGACGGCCATCCTGGACGAGCAGGGCATTCCCTACGTGGCCGGCGACGCCACGGCCGACGAGGTGCTGCTGGCGGCCGGACTCCTGCGGGCCAAGACCCTGGTCGCTGCCCTGACCCAGGAAGCGGCCAACGTCTACGTGACGCTCACGGCCCGCCAGCTCAATCCGAACATCCACATCGTGGCCCGGGCCGACGCCCAGGGCCATACCCAGCGTCTCCAGCGGGCCGGGGCCGACAAGGTGTTGGTCCCCCACCTCTACGGCGGGGTGCGCATGGCCCAGTCCGTGCTGCGGCCGACGGTCACGAGCTTCCTGGAACTGGCCGGGCGCGGCAACGAGATCGATCTGCAGATGGAAGAGCTGCGGATCAGCGAACGTTCCGAGATCGTGGGCCAGAACCTGATCGAGGCCCGCATCCGGCCCCGGTTCGACCTGATCGTCATTGCCGTCAAAAAGGCTTCCGGCGAGATGATCTTCAATCCCCAACCCCAGGCGGTGCTGGAGGCTGGGGACACCATGATCCTGGTCGGCAGGAAGGATGGACTGGACGGGTTGCGGGAGATCCTGTGA
- a CDS encoding DUF3431 domain-containing protein, with translation MTGPGVEVVVARYREDVAWTAALGLPVVVYDKSGEPGEHALPNIGRESHTYLSHIVRLYPDFPDFTVFVQAAPFPHMPPGATPVSFAARILQNARMGLKFSGFACFKLKCDRLGRPHQMADPALHGHRPGFGRDIPVGAVYETLFAGPAPEAFLVTAPAGMFFVARDRILARPLAFYKKALELVVADADDAANTGHAFERLWPLIFNGDLRLNRSEGT, from the coding sequence GTGACCGGGCCCGGCGTGGAAGTGGTGGTGGCCCGGTACCGGGAGGACGTGGCCTGGACGGCGGCGCTCGGCCTGCCGGTCGTGGTCTACGACAAGTCCGGGGAGCCGGGGGAACATGCCCTGCCGAACATCGGCCGGGAGTCCCACACGTACCTCTCCCACATTGTGCGCCTCTATCCGGATTTCCCGGACTTCACGGTCTTCGTCCAGGCCGCGCCGTTCCCGCACATGCCGCCCGGGGCCACGCCGGTGTCCTTTGCGGCCCGGATACTGCAAAACGCGCGCATGGGACTCAAATTCAGCGGTTTCGCCTGTTTCAAGCTCAAGTGCGACCGGCTCGGCCGGCCGCACCAGATGGCCGATCCGGCGCTGCACGGCCACCGGCCCGGGTTTGGCCGGGATATCCCGGTCGGCGCGGTCTACGAAACCCTGTTCGCCGGCCCGGCGCCGGAGGCCTTTCTGGTGACCGCCCCGGCCGGCATGTTCTTCGTGGCCCGGGACCGTATCCTGGCCCGGCCGCTGGCCTTTTACAAGAAAGCCCTGGAACTGGTCGTCGCCGATGCCGACGATGCGGCCAATACCGGCCATGCCTTCGAGCGGCTGTGGCCTCTTATTTTCAACGGCGACCTCCGCCTGAACCGTTCCGAAGGGACCTGA
- the ligA gene encoding NAD-dependent DNA ligase LigA has product MPVSDSDPRARLAALRDLIHFHNHRYYVLDDPQIEDAAYDALYRELVTLEAAHPELADPNSPTRRVGGAVLPSFDSKAHGLRMYSLDNAMSETEWQDFLTRAANKLDREDVAFERTFWVDPKFDGLALEILYEKGVYAGALTRGDGVRGEDVTENVRTVRNVPLDLRPHARQAGLPVPELLEVRGEVVMTRQAFFELNERQREQGGKIFANPRNAAAGSVRQLDSRISASRPLTFFAYGLGRQDWGEAASPWTTHSGVMAGLRSLGLPVASEGRMVEAEGVYPYFQALGLRRQELPFEIDGVVAKVDSLPLQEALGFTDRAPRFALALKFPAHEAETVLRQIDVQVGRTGVLTPVALLEPVSLAGVTVARATLHNEDEIKAKDLREGDTVVVRRAGDVIPEVVKVVLEKRPADAAAFEFPHTCPACGSPAVRDEGAAAWRCVNLACPAMLRRGIAYFVSKAGLDIEGLGQKWVETLIAKGMVKTPADLFSLTEAELLFLDRMAAKSASNFVAAVEAARQKATLQKLIAALGIRQVGTRTARTLADHFRDLDALAAATAEELTALPDIGPEVAASIREFFDNEANRQLVARFKDLGLWPVSEPKPIASAAPLAGKRFLFTGALPDMTREAAQALVEAAGGRIVSSVSKKLDYLVAGTDPGSKLAKAQALGVTVLTPEEFSSLLAESVPAPTRKSLLDI; this is encoded by the coding sequence ATGCCCGTGTCTGATTCCGACCCCCGCGCCCGGCTCGCGGCACTGCGCGACCTGATCCACTTCCACAACCACCGCTACTACGTGCTGGACGATCCGCAGATCGAGGACGCGGCCTACGACGCCCTCTACCGGGAACTGGTGACCCTGGAGGCCGCCCATCCCGAACTGGCCGACCCGAATTCCCCGACCCGGCGGGTCGGGGGCGCGGTCCTGCCGTCCTTCGACTCCAAGGCCCACGGGCTTCGGATGTACAGTCTGGACAACGCCATGTCCGAGACGGAGTGGCAGGATTTTCTGACCCGAGCGGCCAACAAGCTGGACAGGGAAGACGTGGCTTTTGAACGGACTTTCTGGGTGGATCCCAAGTTCGACGGGCTGGCCCTGGAGATCCTTTACGAAAAGGGCGTCTACGCCGGGGCCCTGACGCGCGGTGACGGCGTCAGGGGCGAGGACGTGACGGAAAACGTCCGCACCGTCCGCAACGTGCCGCTTGACCTGCGGCCCCACGCCCGGCAGGCCGGCCTGCCCGTGCCGGAGCTGCTGGAAGTCCGGGGCGAGGTGGTCATGACCCGGCAGGCTTTTTTCGAGCTCAACGAACGCCAAAGGGAGCAGGGGGGCAAGATCTTCGCCAACCCGCGAAACGCGGCCGCCGGCTCCGTGCGCCAGCTCGATTCCCGGATTTCGGCCTCCCGCCCCCTGACCTTTTTCGCCTACGGCCTCGGCCGCCAGGACTGGGGCGAAGCGGCCTCACCCTGGACCACTCATTCCGGGGTCATGGCCGGCCTGCGTTCCCTAGGCCTGCCTGTGGCGTCGGAGGGCAGGATGGTCGAGGCCGAGGGCGTGTACCCCTATTTCCAGGCTTTGGGCCTGCGCCGCCAGGAGCTGCCCTTCGAGATCGACGGGGTGGTGGCCAAGGTGGACAGCCTGCCATTGCAGGAGGCCCTGGGATTTACCGACCGGGCCCCGCGCTTTGCCCTGGCCCTCAAGTTCCCGGCCCACGAGGCCGAGACCGTGCTCCGACAGATCGACGTCCAAGTAGGCCGCACGGGTGTGCTCACCCCTGTGGCCCTGCTCGAACCGGTCAGCCTGGCCGGAGTCACGGTGGCCCGGGCCACGCTCCACAACGAGGACGAGATCAAGGCCAAGGACCTGCGCGAGGGCGACACCGTCGTGGTCCGTCGGGCCGGGGACGTCATTCCGGAGGTGGTGAAGGTCGTTTTGGAGAAGCGCCCGGCCGATGCCGCTGCATTCGAGTTTCCCCACACCTGCCCGGCCTGCGGTTCGCCGGCCGTGCGCGACGAGGGGGCGGCGGCCTGGCGCTGCGTCAATCTGGCCTGCCCGGCCATGCTGCGCCGGGGCATCGCCTATTTCGTGTCCAAGGCGGGCCTGGACATCGAGGGGCTTGGCCAGAAGTGGGTGGAGACGCTCATTGCGAAGGGCATGGTCAAGACACCGGCCGATCTTTTCAGCCTGACCGAGGCCGAGCTTTTGTTCCTGGACCGCATGGCCGCAAAATCGGCGTCCAATTTCGTGGCCGCCGTGGAAGCGGCCCGGCAGAAGGCCACGCTCCAAAAGCTCATCGCGGCGCTTGGCATCCGCCAGGTGGGCACGCGTACGGCCCGGACCCTGGCCGACCATTTTCGCGACCTCGACGCCCTGGCCGCGGCCACGGCCGAGGAACTGACCGCCCTGCCGGACATCGGCCCGGAAGTGGCGGCCTCCATCCGGGAGTTTTTCGACAACGAGGCCAATCGCCAGCTTGTGGCCCGCTTCAAGGACCTTGGGCTCTGGCCGGTCAGCGAACCCAAACCCATTGCCTCGGCCGCGCCGCTGGCCGGCAAGCGGTTTCTCTTCACGGGCGCGCTGCCGGACATGACCCGGGAGGCGGCGCAGGCCCTTGTCGAGGCGGCCGGCGGCCGGATCGTGTCCTCGGTCTCCAAAAAGCTCGACTACCTGGTGGCCGGCACCGACCCCGGCTCCAAGCTGGCCAAGGCGCAGGCTCTTGGCGTGACCGTCCTGACGCCCGAGGAATTTTCCAGCCTCCTGGCCGAATCCGTCCCTGCCCCGACCCGTAAATCGCTTCTGGACATCTGA
- a CDS encoding MDR/zinc-dependent alcohol dehydrogenase-like family protein has translation MRAVIFANGAVHWTTKPQPLPGPGEVSIQVRMAGICNTDLELLKGYMDFAGIPGHEFVGRVVAAPDHPELLGKRVTAEINLGCGRCRTCLTSGPRHCPHRTTLGIAGKDGAFAEYVTVPASAVHMVPDGVSDREAVFIEPLAAALEPGQQLHLTADTSVLVLGDGKLGILAACSLRLQVPDIVLAGRHPRKLAIAAAQGVATRHGDIAGLREAFGRFDVVVEATGRPDGLACALDLVRPEGTVVLKTTTFAPTPVDMARVVVDEISLVGSRCGNFRLATSVLGHRLVDVAPLIEAVHPFDAFPEALAAAARPGAMKVLVEF, from the coding sequence ATGCGGGCCGTGATATTTGCCAACGGGGCCGTCCATTGGACGACCAAACCCCAACCCCTGCCCGGGCCGGGGGAAGTCTCCATCCAGGTCCGCATGGCCGGGATCTGCAACACGGACCTGGAACTTCTCAAAGGGTACATGGATTTCGCCGGCATCCCGGGCCACGAGTTCGTCGGCCGGGTGGTTGCGGCCCCGGATCATCCGGAACTCCTGGGCAAGCGGGTCACGGCGGAAATCAATCTCGGCTGCGGCCGCTGCCGTACCTGCCTCACGTCCGGCCCCCGCCACTGTCCGCACCGCACCACCCTCGGCATTGCGGGCAAGGACGGAGCCTTTGCCGAATACGTCACCGTGCCGGCCTCGGCCGTCCACATGGTGCCGGACGGCGTCTCCGACCGGGAGGCGGTCTTCATCGAACCCCTGGCCGCCGCCCTGGAACCGGGCCAGCAGTTGCACCTGACGGCCGACACCTCCGTCCTGGTTCTTGGCGACGGCAAGCTCGGCATCCTTGCGGCCTGCTCCCTGCGCCTCCAGGTCCCGGACATTGTTCTGGCCGGCCGACATCCGCGCAAACTGGCCATTGCCGCGGCCCAGGGCGTGGCCACCCGCCACGGCGACATTGCCGGCCTGCGCGAGGCGTTCGGCCGCTTCGACGTGGTCGTCGAGGCCACCGGCCGCCCGGACGGCCTGGCTTGCGCCCTGGATCTGGTCCGGCCGGAAGGGACCGTGGTCCTCAAGACCACCACCTTCGCTCCGACGCCGGTCGACATGGCCCGGGTGGTGGTCGACGAGATCAGCCTCGTCGGCTCGCGGTGCGGCAACTTCCGGCTGGCCACGAGCGTCCTTGGCCACAGGCTGGTGGACGTCGCGCCCCTGATCGAGGCCGTCCACCCCTTTGACGCCTTTCCCGAAGCCCTGGCCGCCGCCGCCCGCCCCGGGGCCATGAAGGTGTTGGTGGAGTTTTAA
- the coaE gene encoding dephospho-CoA kinase (Dephospho-CoA kinase (CoaE) performs the final step in coenzyme A biosynthesis.) codes for MENEQSLERRQAVFDPTTDGGVGTRLDVFWSARLADLEVSRARVRAAIEGGLATVDGADCRKPGLKLRGGETLTLNLPQVASETVAEAGSLRVLYADKELAVLDKPPGLTVHPAPGLPEGTLVNRLLHHFPGLREMAGERPGIVHRLDKDTSGLLMVALTEPVRLALAADFAARQVHKTYLALVHGRPDGKGGDIRLPIGRDPKYRTKMAVPHKGGRPAHSRWRPVWTAPDGTASLLEVTIFTGRTHQIRVHMAAIGHPIIGDAVYGPHQHAAWKRRGGAIARLASRQMLHAWKLSFTHPVLKEPRSFTCPPPPDFWRLLLLLGRRCQRIGVVGMPGCGKSTLLARFGAAGCPVFSADAAVASLYAPGGAGAHMLSRRFGDVALAEDGSVDKAWLLAGMRGTEKFRRDVMELVHPLVKGELAAFTEAHIRERTIFAEVPLLFESGWPQGEIVDMVVGVRCGMDKRRERLAAGRGWDDALIDRMDGWQWAEEAKLAKCRFVVDNNGDTAALNAQADRILGELARLRREDLQARYQWLIDQGYAGTRKGAATSSASGAGG; via the coding sequence ATGGAAAACGAGCAATCCCTGGAACGGCGGCAGGCCGTATTTGATCCCACGACGGACGGCGGCGTCGGCACGCGGCTCGACGTATTCTGGTCGGCCCGGCTGGCCGACTTGGAAGTGTCCCGGGCCCGGGTGCGGGCGGCCATCGAGGGCGGCCTGGCCACCGTCGACGGCGCGGACTGCCGCAAGCCGGGACTCAAGCTGCGCGGCGGCGAGACCCTGACCCTAAACCTTCCCCAGGTAGCCAGCGAAACCGTGGCCGAGGCCGGGAGCCTTCGCGTGCTCTACGCCGACAAGGAGCTGGCCGTTCTCGACAAGCCGCCCGGCCTGACCGTCCATCCCGCCCCGGGGCTGCCCGAGGGGACGCTGGTCAACCGGCTGCTCCACCATTTTCCGGGCCTGCGGGAGATGGCCGGGGAACGGCCGGGCATTGTCCACCGCCTGGACAAGGACACCTCGGGCCTGCTCATGGTGGCCTTGACCGAGCCGGTCCGGCTGGCCCTGGCCGCCGATTTCGCGGCCAGGCAAGTGCACAAGACCTATCTGGCCCTGGTCCACGGCCGGCCCGACGGCAAGGGGGGCGACATCCGGCTGCCCATCGGCCGCGATCCCAAGTACCGCACCAAGATGGCCGTGCCCCACAAGGGCGGCCGGCCGGCCCATAGCCGGTGGCGGCCGGTCTGGACCGCGCCGGACGGCACGGCAAGCCTTCTGGAAGTGACCATCTTCACCGGCCGTACCCACCAGATCCGGGTGCACATGGCCGCAATCGGCCATCCCATCATCGGCGACGCGGTCTACGGACCGCACCAGCACGCAGCCTGGAAGCGGCGTGGCGGAGCCATCGCCCGGCTGGCCAGCCGGCAGATGCTCCACGCCTGGAAACTGTCCTTCACCCACCCGGTTCTGAAGGAACCCCGCTCCTTCACCTGTCCGCCGCCGCCGGACTTCTGGCGGCTCCTTTTGCTGCTCGGCCGCCGCTGTCAACGGATTGGGGTGGTGGGGATGCCGGGCTGCGGCAAATCGACCTTGCTGGCCCGTTTTGGCGCCGCCGGCTGCCCGGTCTTTTCCGCGGATGCGGCCGTGGCTTCCCTCTACGCCCCGGGTGGGGCCGGGGCCCACATGCTGTCCCGACGGTTCGGGGATGTGGCTCTGGCCGAGGACGGGTCCGTGGACAAGGCCTGGCTCCTGGCCGGCATGCGCGGCACGGAAAAGTTCCGGCGTGATGTGATGGAGTTGGTCCATCCCCTGGTCAAGGGCGAACTGGCCGCCTTTACCGAGGCGCACATTCGGGAACGGACGATTTTCGCCGAGGTCCCGCTTCTTTTCGAGTCAGGCTGGCCCCAGGGCGAAATCGTGGATATGGTTGTCGGAGTCCGTTGCGGTATGGACAAGCGGCGAGAGCGGCTGGCGGCCGGCCGAGGCTGGGACGATGCCCTCATTGACCGCATGGACGGCTGGCAATGGGCCGAGGAGGCCAAGCTGGCCAAATGCCGCTTCGTAGTCGACAACAACGGGGACACTGCGGCTTTAAACGCCCAGGCCGATCGGATTCTTGGTGAATTGGCCAGGCTGCGGCGGGAGGACTTGCAAGCCCGCTACCAGTGGCTGATCGACCAGGGCTACGCCGGCACCCGGAAAGGCGCGGCCACATCTTCAGCGTCCGGCGCAGGGGGCTGA
- a CDS encoding rhomboid family intramembrane serine protease, whose product MIPLRDNVPSSRRPLVTWTLIGLCTLFFLFEQLLPKGILAEFLHIYGVVPARYTDKAYAAAMGYPPGGYESLVTYMFLHSGWLHFLLNMWVLWIFSDNVEEALGAWRFTFFYLTCGLLAVFSHVLFNWNSTIPVIGASGAIAGVMGAYFRLFPKARVVTLIPIFIFPWIIELPAVVFLGIWFAVQLLSGLSGAVTQGSAASVAFWAHAGGFAAGLGLVRLFLPPGCQYCFDPRNRRYDRQD is encoded by the coding sequence ATGATACCGCTTCGCGACAACGTGCCGAGTTCCCGCCGGCCGCTCGTGACTTGGACGCTGATCGGCCTTTGCACGTTGTTTTTTCTCTTCGAGCAACTCCTCCCAAAAGGTATCCTCGCGGAATTCCTGCATATCTACGGAGTTGTCCCAGCCCGGTACACGGATAAGGCCTACGCCGCGGCCATGGGCTACCCCCCCGGCGGCTACGAGTCGCTGGTCACCTACATGTTTCTCCACAGCGGCTGGCTGCATTTTTTGCTCAACATGTGGGTGCTGTGGATTTTCTCGGACAATGTGGAAGAGGCCCTCGGCGCCTGGCGGTTTACGTTCTTCTATCTGACCTGCGGTCTTTTGGCCGTGTTTTCGCATGTCCTTTTCAACTGGAATTCCACCATTCCGGTCATCGGGGCCTCCGGCGCCATCGCCGGGGTCATGGGCGCGTACTTCCGGCTTTTTCCCAAGGCGCGCGTGGTGACCCTGATCCCGATTTTCATCTTTCCGTGGATCATCGAGCTGCCGGCGGTAGTTTTTTTGGGGATATGGTTCGCGGTGCAGCTCCTTTCCGGCCTCAGCGGGGCGGTCACCCAGGGCTCGGCCGCCAGCGTGGCTTTTTGGGCCCACGCCGGGGGCTTTGCCGCCGGCCTGGGGCTGGTGCGCCTCTTTTTGCCGCCCGGCTGCCAATACTGCTTCGACCCGCGCAATCGGCGTTACGACCGGCAAGACTGA